A single region of the Kocuria rosea genome encodes:
- a CDS encoding ABC transporter ATP-binding protein — MQAESGSSAVDGGATAPRTGTDATATGVSDAGAGRTGGKDVLLSVRGLQKIYQSDHGDVEAVRNLTFDLGRGELACLVGPSGSGKTTLLKCISGLMAPTSGEVLLGGEKVTGPPKDMAVVFQEYGRSLFPWMTVRENVELPLKNARLARDERNRLVEEAIAAVDLRGADKKYPWQLSGGMQQRVAIARAVAYQPKILLMDEPFAAVDAQTRADLEDLIRDVWHRMGVTVLFVTHDIDESVYLGERVIILSSSPTVVQEDLPIDLPDDRDQLTTRGLPRFTELRGHVYEEIQRAKREAGTRV; from the coding sequence ATGCAGGCTGAATCAGGAAGCTCGGCAGTGGACGGCGGCGCGACCGCACCCCGGACCGGCACGGACGCGACCGCCACCGGGGTCTCGGACGCCGGCGCGGGACGCACCGGCGGGAAGGACGTGCTGCTGTCCGTGCGCGGGCTGCAGAAGATCTACCAGAGCGACCACGGCGACGTGGAGGCGGTCCGCAACCTCACGTTCGACCTCGGCCGCGGCGAGCTGGCGTGCCTCGTGGGGCCCTCCGGCTCCGGCAAGACCACGCTGCTCAAGTGCATCTCGGGGCTCATGGCGCCGACCTCCGGCGAGGTGCTCCTGGGCGGCGAGAAGGTGACCGGTCCGCCCAAGGACATGGCCGTGGTCTTCCAGGAGTACGGGCGCAGCCTGTTCCCCTGGATGACGGTCCGCGAGAACGTGGAGCTGCCGCTGAAGAACGCCAGGCTGGCCCGGGACGAGCGGAACCGGCTCGTGGAGGAGGCGATCGCCGCCGTGGACCTGCGCGGCGCGGACAAGAAGTACCCGTGGCAGCTCTCCGGCGGCATGCAGCAGCGCGTCGCCATCGCCCGGGCGGTCGCCTACCAGCCGAAGATCCTGCTGATGGACGAGCCCTTCGCCGCGGTGGACGCCCAGACCCGCGCCGACCTCGAGGACCTCATCCGGGACGTGTGGCACCGGATGGGCGTGACCGTGCTGTTCGTGACCCACGACATCGACGAGTCCGTCTACCTCGGCGAGCGCGTCATCATCCTCTCGAGCTCGCCCACCGTGGTCCAGGAGGACCTCCCGATCGACCTGCCCGACGACCGCGACCAGCTCACCACCCGCGGCCTGCCGCGGTTCACCGAGCTGCGCGGGCACGTCTACGAGGAGATCCAGCGCGCCAAGCGGGAGGCGGGCACGAGGGTCTGA
- the mdlC gene encoding benzoylformate decarboxylase: MTTIRARTHRWMQARGLDTVFGNPGSNELPFLRDLPPGIRYVLGLHEGVVVGMADGYAQATGRPALVNLHSASGTGNAMGALTNAASSHTPLVVTAGQQVRATIGAEPMLANVAAPDLTSPLTKWAGEPLSAQDVPRMLDQALWEACTGSRGPTYVSVPYDDWDRESADNDDYLLPRRVVEGLHPAPEHVREIAGLLAGARRPALVLGSEVDAVAANGVSRELAELLGADVWVAPSPYRLPFPNRHPQFRGVLPASERGVHAALEENDVVLVLGAPVFRYHQYEPARYLAEGTQLLHVTEDPGEAARAPFGTSFVAGLAATAAALVAALHERDGGARPAAPVGWTVPPPAREPVDGVFHPGAVFEVLRETAPADTAYVVESTSTNGDFWRHMDLREPGSYFWPASGGLGFGLPAAVGVKLARPDRPVIGVVGDGSANYGITALWSAAQYRVPVVFVILNNGTYGALRWFAGMLGTGDVPGLDVPGIDFLSLARGYGVPAQAAGTAAELADLVRQGLAAEGPTLIEVRTELTTP, from the coding sequence GTGACCACCATCCGTGCCAGGACCCACCGCTGGATGCAGGCCCGGGGCCTCGACACCGTGTTCGGCAACCCGGGCTCCAACGAGCTGCCCTTCCTGCGGGACCTGCCCCCCGGCATCCGGTACGTCCTGGGGCTGCACGAGGGAGTGGTCGTGGGCATGGCCGACGGCTACGCGCAGGCCACGGGTCGGCCGGCGCTCGTGAACCTGCACTCGGCCTCCGGCACGGGCAACGCCATGGGCGCGCTGACCAACGCCGCCAGCTCGCACACCCCGCTCGTGGTCACGGCCGGCCAGCAGGTGCGCGCCACGATCGGCGCGGAGCCCATGCTCGCCAACGTGGCGGCCCCGGACCTGACCTCCCCGCTGACGAAGTGGGCGGGCGAGCCGCTGTCCGCGCAGGACGTCCCCCGCATGCTGGACCAGGCCCTGTGGGAGGCGTGCACCGGGTCCCGCGGCCCCACCTACGTCTCGGTCCCCTACGACGACTGGGACCGGGAGTCCGCCGACAACGACGACTACCTGCTGCCCCGGCGGGTGGTCGAGGGCCTGCACCCGGCCCCCGAGCACGTGCGGGAGATCGCCGGTCTGCTGGCCGGAGCCCGCCGGCCCGCGCTGGTGCTGGGCTCCGAGGTGGACGCCGTGGCGGCGAACGGGGTCAGCCGCGAGCTCGCCGAGCTGCTCGGCGCCGACGTGTGGGTGGCGCCCTCCCCCTACCGGCTCCCCTTCCCCAACCGGCACCCGCAGTTCCGCGGGGTCCTCCCCGCCTCGGAGCGGGGCGTGCACGCCGCCCTCGAGGAGAACGACGTGGTCCTGGTGCTCGGCGCCCCCGTCTTCCGCTACCACCAGTACGAGCCCGCCCGGTACCTGGCCGAGGGCACGCAGCTGCTGCACGTCACGGAGGACCCGGGCGAGGCCGCCCGGGCGCCGTTCGGGACCTCGTTCGTGGCCGGGCTCGCCGCGACGGCCGCGGCCCTGGTGGCCGCCCTGCACGAGCGGGACGGCGGGGCGCGCCCGGCCGCCCCGGTCGGGTGGACGGTGCCGCCGCCCGCCCGCGAGCCCGTGGACGGCGTCTTCCACCCGGGCGCCGTGTTCGAGGTGCTGCGCGAGACGGCGCCGGCGGACACCGCCTACGTGGTGGAGTCGACCTCCACCAACGGGGACTTCTGGAGGCACATGGACCTGCGGGAGCCCGGCTCCTACTTCTGGCCGGCCTCCGGCGGCCTGGGCTTCGGGCTGCCCGCGGCGGTCGGCGTGAAGCTGGCCCGGCCGGACCGTCCGGTCATCGGGGTGGTCGGCGACGGGTCGGCCAACTACGGGATCACCGCCCTGTGGAGCGCGGCGCAGTACCGGGTCCCGGTCGTGTTCGTGATCCTCAACAACGGCACCTACGGCGCGCTGCGCTGGTTCGCGGGCATGCTGGGCACGGGGGACGTGCCGGGGCTGGACGTGCCGGGCATCGACTTCCTGAGCCTCGCGCGGGGCTACGGGGTGCCCGCGCAGGCCGCGGGCACGGCCGCGGAGCTCGCCGACCTGGTGCGGCAGGGTCTCGCGGCCGAGGGCCCCACGCTCATCGAGGTCCGCACGGAGCTGACCACCCCCTGA
- a CDS encoding phosphomannomutase/phosphoglucomutase, translated as MTIDLSASFKAYDVRGIVGESITAETVRATGAAFVDVLGLAGLTVLVGGDMRPSSPEFVDAFAEGAVRRGADVVKIGLISTDELYYASGTFGAAGVTFTASHNPAEYNGMKMSKAGAVPVSSETGLYDIRDLAQRYLDDGAVPEAPVPGTVTERDVLTGYAEYLRSLVDLSGTRPLKVVVDAGNGMAGLTTPAVLGDAVLEPLPLEVVPLYFELDGTFPNHPANPLEPENLVDLQRAVREHGADLGIAFDGDADRCFVVDEQGGAVSPSAVTALVAEREIERARAEGVENPVIIHNLITSRAVPELVTARGGRPVRTRVGHSFIKAVMAEEGAVFGGEHSAHYYFKDFFNADTGMLAAMHLLAALGEQDGPLSELMHQYDPYAASGEINSTVEDKAGAVRRVVDALAGRDVSVEELDGTTLSCPDEGWWFNLRPSNTEPFLRLNVEAKDPATMERVRDRVLDIVRV; from the coding sequence GTGACTATCGATCTCTCAGCTTCGTTCAAGGCCTACGACGTGCGCGGCATCGTGGGCGAGTCCATCACCGCGGAGACGGTCCGGGCCACCGGCGCCGCGTTCGTGGACGTCCTGGGCCTCGCCGGCCTGACGGTCCTGGTGGGCGGCGACATGCGCCCCTCCTCGCCGGAGTTCGTGGACGCCTTCGCCGAGGGCGCGGTCCGCCGCGGCGCGGACGTCGTGAAGATCGGGCTGATCTCCACCGACGAGCTGTACTACGCGTCCGGGACGTTCGGCGCCGCCGGGGTGACCTTCACGGCGAGCCACAACCCCGCCGAGTACAACGGCATGAAGATGTCGAAGGCCGGGGCCGTCCCGGTCTCCTCCGAGACGGGCCTCTACGACATCCGCGACCTCGCCCAGCGCTACCTCGACGACGGAGCGGTCCCGGAGGCCCCCGTCCCCGGCACGGTCACCGAGCGGGACGTGCTGACCGGCTACGCGGAGTACCTGCGCTCCCTGGTGGACCTGTCCGGGACCCGCCCGCTCAAGGTGGTGGTCGACGCCGGCAACGGGATGGCGGGGCTGACCACTCCCGCGGTGCTGGGCGACGCCGTGCTGGAGCCGCTGCCGCTGGAGGTCGTGCCCCTGTACTTCGAGCTGGACGGCACGTTCCCCAACCACCCCGCCAACCCGCTCGAGCCGGAGAACCTCGTGGACCTCCAGCGGGCCGTGCGCGAGCACGGCGCGGACCTGGGCATCGCGTTCGACGGCGACGCCGACCGCTGCTTCGTGGTCGACGAGCAGGGCGGGGCCGTCTCGCCCTCGGCCGTCACCGCGCTCGTGGCCGAGCGGGAGATCGAGCGCGCCCGGGCGGAGGGCGTGGAGAACCCGGTGATCATCCACAACCTCATCACGTCCCGCGCCGTGCCCGAGCTGGTCACCGCCCGCGGCGGCCGCCCCGTGCGGACCCGGGTGGGCCACTCGTTCATCAAGGCCGTCATGGCCGAGGAGGGCGCCGTGTTCGGGGGCGAGCACTCCGCGCACTACTACTTCAAGGACTTCTTCAACGCGGACACCGGGATGCTCGCCGCGATGCACCTCCTGGCCGCGCTGGGCGAGCAGGACGGGCCGCTGAGCGAGCTGATGCACCAGTACGACCCGTACGCGGCCTCCGGTGAGATCAACTCCACGGTGGAGGACAAGGCCGGTGCCGTCCGGCGGGTCGTCGACGCCCTGGCCGGCCGGGACGTGAGCGTGGAGGAGCTGGACGGCACCACGCTCAGCTGCCCGGACGAGGGCTGGTGGTTCAACCTGCGCCCCTCCAACACCGAGCCGTTCCTGCGCCTCAACGTCGAGGCGAAGGACCCGGCGACGATGGAGCGGGTCCGGGACCGGGTGCTGGACATCGTGCGCGTCTGA
- a CDS encoding ABC transporter substrate-binding protein → MRRPLIGLGAAGSVLALAACGGGDGGGGTEAEGEMQAVTVGVIPIVDTAAIWLGEEQGFFEEEGIDLDIQTTSGGAAAVPGVVSGDFDFAFGNTLSVMVAQGEGLDLEYVANGTTTSGDTERDFGAVVVPADSDIQGPEDLAGKTVSVNNLNNIGDTTIRHVVEQAGGDPQSIDFVEVGFPDAPAALDRGQVDAAWILDPFLTQVLDEGARAVSYNFVEFDPELDIAGYFTTAQKLEEDPELVEKFQNAMNRSLEYANENPDAVREIVGTYTEISDELRAEMALPRFRTEFDREALQKLGDAAVEYGTLEQAPDLDALLP, encoded by the coding sequence ATGCGGCGACCGCTCATCGGCTTGGGAGCAGCAGGATCCGTACTGGCGCTGGCCGCGTGCGGCGGCGGCGACGGCGGAGGCGGCACGGAGGCCGAGGGGGAGATGCAGGCCGTCACCGTCGGCGTCATCCCCATCGTCGACACCGCCGCCATCTGGCTGGGCGAGGAGCAGGGCTTCTTCGAGGAGGAGGGGATCGACCTCGACATCCAGACCACCAGCGGCGGCGCCGCCGCCGTGCCGGGCGTGGTCAGCGGGGACTTCGACTTCGCCTTCGGCAACACCCTGTCCGTCATGGTCGCCCAGGGCGAGGGGCTGGACCTCGAGTACGTCGCCAACGGCACCACGACCTCGGGCGACACCGAGCGGGACTTCGGCGCCGTGGTGGTGCCCGCCGACTCGGACATCCAGGGCCCCGAGGACCTGGCCGGCAAGACGGTGTCGGTGAACAACCTCAACAACATCGGCGACACGACGATCCGCCACGTCGTCGAGCAGGCCGGCGGGGACCCGCAGAGCATCGACTTCGTGGAGGTCGGCTTCCCGGACGCCCCGGCCGCGCTCGACCGCGGCCAGGTGGACGCGGCCTGGATCCTCGACCCGTTCCTCACCCAGGTCCTCGACGAGGGCGCCCGCGCGGTGTCCTACAACTTCGTGGAGTTCGACCCGGAGCTCGACATCGCCGGCTACTTCACGACCGCCCAGAAGCTCGAGGAGGACCCCGAGCTGGTGGAGAAGTTCCAGAACGCCATGAACCGCTCGCTCGAGTACGCGAACGAGAACCCGGACGCGGTCCGGGAGATCGTCGGGACCTACACGGAGATCAGCGACGAGCTGCGCGCCGAGATGGCCCTGCCGCGCTTCCGCACCGAGTTCGACCGCGAGGCGCTGCAGAAGCTGGGCGACGCCGCCGTGGAGTACGGGACCCTCGAGCAGGCCCCCGACCTCGACGCGCTGCTGCCGTAG
- the manA gene encoding mannose-6-phosphate isomerase, class I yields MVEILRMRNPVQHYAWGSREVLARLQGRPVPSPEPEAELWVGAHPSAPSVVVRDGRDEPLEGLPFLLKILAIDAPLSIQVHPSPEQAEAGFEREQRAGIPLDDPRRNYKDRSAKPETVVALTDVELLTGVQPADRLRATAARLGLDWLRDAAAGGRPVLPAVLTLDDDAAAAAVAATVDAARAAGPQDPVASLVRYVHDRHPGDRGLLVAVCMHHVRLAPGQSLHTPAGQLHAYLSGTAIEVMSSSDNVLRAGLTGKHVDVAELLAVLADEQAAPEVVEPAADEHGRRVYPLWDERLSLTAHELVPGRAVPVGLRGTTVLLSTGDRVLVRAAGREWELAGGESLLHRGGPGTVELSGDARVFTVSCR; encoded by the coding sequence ATGGTCGAGATCCTCCGCATGCGCAATCCCGTCCAGCACTATGCGTGGGGCTCCCGCGAGGTGCTGGCCCGCCTCCAGGGCAGACCCGTGCCGAGCCCCGAACCCGAGGCCGAGCTGTGGGTCGGCGCGCACCCCTCCGCGCCCTCCGTCGTCGTCCGGGACGGCCGGGACGAGCCGCTGGAGGGCCTGCCGTTCCTGCTCAAGATCCTGGCCATCGACGCCCCCCTGTCCATCCAGGTGCACCCCTCGCCGGAGCAGGCCGAGGCGGGCTTCGAGCGCGAGCAGCGGGCGGGGATCCCGCTCGACGACCCGCGGCGCAACTACAAGGACCGCTCCGCCAAGCCCGAGACCGTCGTGGCCCTCACCGACGTGGAGCTGCTCACGGGGGTGCAGCCGGCGGACCGGCTGCGCGCCACCGCCGCGCGCCTGGGGCTGGACTGGCTGCGCGACGCCGCCGCCGGCGGGCGCCCCGTGCTGCCGGCCGTGCTGACGCTCGACGACGACGCCGCCGCGGCCGCCGTGGCGGCGACCGTCGACGCGGCCCGCGCCGCGGGCCCGCAGGACCCGGTGGCCTCGCTGGTCCGCTACGTGCACGACCGGCACCCGGGCGACCGCGGGCTGCTGGTCGCGGTGTGCATGCACCACGTCCGCCTCGCCCCGGGGCAGTCCCTGCACACCCCGGCCGGGCAGCTCCACGCGTACCTGTCCGGGACGGCGATCGAGGTGATGAGCTCCTCGGACAACGTCCTGCGCGCCGGGCTGACGGGCAAGCACGTGGACGTGGCCGAGCTGCTCGCCGTGCTGGCCGACGAGCAGGCGGCCCCGGAGGTCGTCGAGCCCGCCGCCGACGAGCACGGCCGCCGCGTCTACCCCCTGTGGGACGAGCGGCTGTCGCTGACCGCCCACGAGCTCGTGCCGGGACGGGCCGTGCCCGTCGGGCTGCGGGGCACCACGGTCCTGCTGAGCACCGGGGACCGGGTGCTGGTGCGGGCCGCCGGCCGGGAGTGGGAGCTGGCCGGCGGGGAGTCGCTGCTGCACCGGGGCGGCCCCGGCACCGTCGAGCTGTCCGGCGACGCCAGGGTGTTCACGGTCTCCTGCCGCTGA
- a CDS encoding globin domain-containing protein, which yields MLSDQSRPVIEQTIGVVAERIPFITPEFYRSMFEARPDLLDGMFSRSNQKNGTQAQALAGSIAMFASWLLTHPEGYPDELLSRVAHKHASLGVLPQHYPIVHEHLFGAIARDLGDAATPEVVAAWDEVYWLMADALIKIEEGLYAGQANSVVFAPFRVAAKEQTGTTTTAITLEPADGTPMTPAVAGQYVTVEVRMPDGVDQPRQFTLVPGPEGTRRIAVRLDERGEVTPVLCHDVQVGDVLRVSNPYGDVVLPEGEGPLVLASAGIGVTPMLAFLDRLVRQESQRQVLVLHADRSAEDWALRELHEMLVAELPHARLETWMETPGDGDHDGFMDLGAVRIPADAQVVLCGPLPFMQAVRSAVIAQGVPGRSVAYEILGPDQWMLHDEARETAAV from the coding sequence GTGCTGTCCGACCAGTCCCGTCCCGTCATCGAGCAGACCATCGGCGTCGTCGCCGAGCGCATCCCGTTCATCACCCCCGAGTTCTACCGGTCCATGTTCGAGGCGCGCCCCGATCTGCTGGACGGCATGTTCAGCCGCTCCAACCAGAAGAACGGGACCCAGGCGCAGGCCCTCGCCGGCTCCATCGCGATGTTCGCCTCCTGGCTGCTGACCCACCCCGAGGGCTACCCGGACGAGCTGCTCTCCCGCGTGGCGCACAAGCACGCGTCCCTGGGCGTGCTGCCCCAGCACTACCCGATCGTCCACGAGCACCTCTTCGGCGCGATCGCCCGGGACCTCGGCGACGCCGCGACGCCCGAGGTCGTGGCCGCCTGGGACGAGGTGTACTGGCTGATGGCCGACGCCCTGATCAAGATCGAGGAGGGCCTCTACGCGGGCCAGGCGAACAGCGTGGTCTTCGCCCCGTTCCGGGTCGCGGCCAAGGAGCAGACCGGGACCACCACCACGGCGATCACCCTCGAGCCCGCCGACGGCACCCCGATGACCCCCGCGGTGGCCGGCCAGTACGTGACCGTCGAGGTGCGGATGCCCGACGGCGTGGACCAGCCGCGGCAGTTCACGCTGGTGCCCGGGCCCGAGGGGACCCGCCGGATCGCCGTGCGACTCGACGAGCGCGGCGAGGTCACCCCGGTGCTCTGCCACGACGTGCAGGTGGGCGACGTCCTGCGGGTCTCCAACCCCTACGGGGACGTGGTGCTCCCGGAGGGGGAGGGGCCGCTCGTGCTGGCCTCCGCCGGCATCGGCGTGACCCCCATGCTGGCGTTCCTGGACCGGCTCGTCCGCCAGGAGTCGCAGCGGCAGGTCCTCGTCCTGCACGCCGACCGCTCGGCGGAGGACTGGGCGCTGCGGGAGCTGCACGAGATGCTGGTCGCCGAGCTGCCCCACGCCCGCCTGGAGACCTGGATGGAGACCCCGGGGGACGGCGACCACGACGGGTTCATGGACCTCGGCGCCGTGCGGATCCCGGCCGACGCCCAGGTGGTGCTGTGCGGCCCGCTGCCCTTCATGCAGGCCGTCCGCTCCGCCGTGATCGCCCAGGGCGTCCCGGGGCGCAGCGTGGCCTACGAGATCCTGGGCCCGGACCAGTGGATGCTCCACGACGAGGCGCGCGAGACCGCCGCGGTCTGA
- a CDS encoding ABC transporter permease, protein MRLVKTLGYALALPVLLVLLWWAYTLTTTNFYVPEPGEFATTFVDVWFGDRFFDDVLPSIGRLLVGLALSILLGVVAGLVIGSVRWLRNLLEPVLEFFRAIPPPVLVPVLMLLIGVNDQMKVVVIVLGSVWPVLLNTIEGVRSVDSVMNETARSYGIHGWSRIVHLVIPAASPQMMAGIRQALSIGLILMVISEMFASSSGLGFTIVQFQRSFAIPEMWSGIAVLGLIGVVLAFVFQRVERKVLAWYRGLKEVENAG, encoded by the coding sequence GTGAGACTCGTCAAGACCCTGGGCTACGCGCTCGCGCTGCCCGTCCTGCTGGTCCTGCTGTGGTGGGCCTACACCCTGACGACGACCAACTTCTACGTCCCGGAGCCGGGCGAGTTCGCCACGACGTTCGTGGACGTCTGGTTCGGCGACCGGTTCTTCGACGACGTGCTGCCGAGCATCGGCCGGCTCCTGGTCGGGCTGGCGCTGTCCATCCTGCTCGGCGTCGTCGCCGGGCTCGTCATCGGGTCGGTGCGCTGGCTGCGGAACCTGCTGGAACCCGTGCTCGAGTTCTTCCGGGCGATCCCGCCGCCGGTGCTGGTGCCCGTGCTGATGCTGCTCATCGGCGTCAACGACCAGATGAAGGTGGTGGTGATCGTGCTCGGGTCCGTGTGGCCCGTCCTGCTGAACACCATCGAGGGCGTGCGCTCGGTCGACTCCGTCATGAACGAGACGGCGCGCTCGTACGGGATCCACGGGTGGTCGCGGATCGTCCACCTGGTGATCCCCGCCGCCAGCCCCCAGATGATGGCCGGCATCCGGCAGGCCCTGTCGATCGGGCTGATCCTGATGGTGATCTCGGAGATGTTCGCCTCGTCCTCGGGGCTCGGCTTCACCATCGTGCAGTTCCAGCGATCGTTCGCCATCCCCGAGATGTGGAGCGGCATCGCCGTCCTGGGTCTCATCGGGGTGGTGCTGGCGTTCGTCTTCCAACGTGTTGAACGCAAGGTCCTCGCCTGGTACCGGGGCCTGAAAGAGGTGGAGAATGCAGGCTGA
- a CDS encoding LysR family transcriptional regulator, with translation MELDLNLMRVFCTVYEQGSVTGAAAELHLTQPTVSHALKNLRRQCNDQLFVREGRGLSPTPFARSIFPQVKAGIAQVTAAVSSGGLFDPETARERFTLALTDLGELAFLPSVMVALREQAPGVELTVLPLDVERVPEDLLRNRVDAAICAPYIGGPGIVRTVVGTDEYVVIAARGHPRVRERLTLEQFAEEPRIRLAPSMGHDLAEVAAERAGAPGSTALRLSHFTGLVSVVERTDCLAVLPRFLAETLQEAAGIRVFPHPVEMPVLQLAAYTRETAHQRPAQQWFARLVVDTLRESVSPDPSAPLRPGPWHRRRL, from the coding sequence GTGGAGCTGGACCTGAACCTGATGCGCGTGTTCTGCACGGTCTACGAGCAGGGCAGCGTCACGGGGGCCGCCGCCGAGCTGCACCTCACCCAGCCCACGGTGAGCCACGCTCTGAAGAACCTGCGCCGGCAGTGCAACGACCAGCTGTTCGTCCGGGAGGGCCGGGGCCTGAGCCCCACGCCGTTCGCGCGGAGCATCTTCCCGCAGGTCAAGGCGGGGATCGCCCAGGTGACCGCGGCCGTCTCCTCGGGCGGGCTGTTCGACCCGGAGACCGCCCGCGAGCGCTTCACCCTGGCGCTGACCGACCTCGGGGAGCTGGCGTTCCTGCCGTCCGTCATGGTGGCGCTGCGGGAGCAGGCACCCGGTGTGGAGCTGACCGTGCTGCCCCTGGACGTGGAGCGCGTCCCGGAGGACCTGCTCCGCAACCGGGTGGACGCCGCGATCTGCGCCCCGTACATCGGCGGGCCCGGCATCGTCCGCACCGTCGTCGGCACCGACGAGTACGTGGTGATCGCGGCCCGCGGCCACCCGCGGGTCCGGGAGCGGCTCACGCTCGAGCAGTTCGCGGAGGAGCCGCGGATCCGGCTCGCCCCGTCGATGGGCCACGACCTCGCCGAGGTCGCGGCGGAGCGGGCGGGCGCCCCGGGCAGCACGGCCCTGCGGCTGTCCCACTTCACGGGCCTGGTCTCCGTGGTGGAGCGCACCGACTGCCTCGCGGTGCTGCCGCGGTTCCTCGCCGAGACGCTCCAGGAGGCGGCCGGGATCCGGGTCTTCCCGCACCCGGTCGAGATGCCGGTCCTGCAGCTGGCCGCCTACACCCGCGAGACCGCCCACCAGCGCCCGGCGCAGCAGTGGTTCGCGCGGCTGGTCGTGGACACGCTGCGGGAGTCCGTCTCGCCGGACCCGTCGGCGCCGCTGCGGCCCGGGCCCTGGCATCGTCGCCGTCTATGA
- a CDS encoding ABC transporter permease: MARKRTGRAWGPGVLGVLGILGFLLTWELLPLTGIVDPRYLPPASAVLLELGEQLGSAGFWLAVWQTVRAWFLGLLIAAVAAIVLGLVIGSSTFLRRATHSTIEFLRPIPSVALIPLAVLLFGVQLESTLLLVVYASFWQILIQVLYGVGDVDTVAQDTAKSYGLGTLARVRYVTWPTSLPYVITGLRLGAAVALILAVTAQLVIGTPGLGREISLAQSGGAVTAMYAFIVTAGLLGVLINLGMRALERRALAWHSSVRGEVAV; the protein is encoded by the coding sequence ATGGCACGAAAGCGCACGGGACGGGCCTGGGGGCCCGGGGTTCTCGGGGTGCTGGGGATCCTCGGGTTCCTGCTCACCTGGGAGCTGCTGCCCCTGACGGGGATCGTCGACCCCCGGTACCTGCCCCCGGCCAGCGCGGTCCTGCTGGAGCTCGGGGAGCAGCTCGGCTCGGCGGGCTTCTGGCTGGCGGTCTGGCAGACCGTCCGGGCCTGGTTCCTCGGGCTGCTGATCGCCGCGGTCGCCGCGATCGTCCTGGGGCTGGTCATCGGCAGCAGCACGTTCCTGCGCCGGGCCACCCACAGCACGATCGAGTTCCTCCGGCCCATCCCGTCGGTCGCGCTCATCCCGCTGGCCGTCCTGCTGTTCGGCGTGCAGCTCGAGTCCACTCTGCTGCTGGTCGTGTACGCGTCCTTCTGGCAGATCCTCATCCAGGTCCTCTACGGGGTCGGGGACGTGGACACCGTGGCGCAGGACACGGCCAAGAGCTACGGGCTCGGGACGCTGGCCCGCGTCCGGTACGTCACGTGGCCCACGTCCCTGCCCTACGTGATCACCGGGCTGCGGCTCGGGGCGGCCGTGGCGCTGATCCTGGCGGTCACCGCCCAGCTCGTGATCGGCACGCCGGGGCTGGGCCGGGAGATCTCCCTGGCCCAGTCCGGCGGCGCCGTCACGGCCATGTACGCGTTCATCGTCACGGCCGGGCTGCTGGGCGTGCTCATCAACCTGGGGATGCGGGCGCTCGAGCGCCGGGCGCTGGCCTGGCACTCGTCCGTCCGCGGAGAGGTGGCGGTGTGA